A portion of the Actinomycetota bacterium genome contains these proteins:
- the ispH gene encoding 4-hydroxy-3-methylbut-2-enyl diphosphate reductase yields the protein MEVTIARYTGFCPGVRRAIKIAGETLEKAEGKVYTLGPIIHNPQVVKELEEEGLEILPEDTEELQDYYLAGSSVVIRSHGIPPKLSEFLRERGANLVDATCPTVKKAQKAAMRLAGEGYKLFIIGDVGHPEVKAILGHINGEAAVIRDSHELRHWWEHNTRRVRKVGLIAQTTVDLLTFRSLIDGLINEVPELIREVLEIKLINTLCRNTLARQTEALQLALANDFVLVMGGRNSSNTEFLRKICEATGTPTLKVETAEELDVSSLAGVRKLAILGGTSTPRTFVEEARRKLLL from the coding sequence ATGGAGGTGACCATAGCGAGATATACCGGCTTCTGCCCGGGGGTGAGAAGGGCTATCAAGATAGCCGGAGAGACGCTCGAGAAAGCCGAGGGAAAGGTCTATACCCTGGGCCCCATCATCCACAACCCCCAAGTGGTCAAGGAGCTTGAAGAAGAGGGCCTGGAGATACTCCCCGAGGATACCGAGGAACTGCAGGACTACTACCTGGCAGGGAGCAGCGTGGTCATCAGGTCCCACGGTATCCCCCCCAAGCTATCGGAGTTCCTGAGGGAGAGGGGTGCGAACCTGGTCGACGCCACCTGCCCCACGGTGAAGAAGGCCCAGAAGGCGGCCATGCGGCTGGCGGGGGAGGGCTACAAGCTGTTCATCATCGGCGATGTCGGACATCCGGAGGTCAAGGCCATCCTCGGTCACATCAACGGGGAGGCCGCGGTCATAAGGGACTCCCACGAGCTGAGGCATTGGTGGGAGCACAACACCCGCAGAGTGCGCAAGGTGGGGCTCATCGCCCAGACCACCGTGGACCTCCTCACCTTCCGCAGCCTCATCGACGGGCTCATTAACGAGGTGCCCGAGCTCATCCGTGAAGTGCTGGAGATAAAACTCATCAACACCCTGTGCCGCAACACCCTGGCCCGCCAGACCGAGGCCTTGCAGCTGGCCCTGGCCAACGATTTCGTCCTGGTCATGGGCGGCAGGAACAGCTCGAACACCGAGTTCCTGCGCAAGATATGCGAGGCGACCGGCACCCCCACCCTCAAGGTGGAGACCGCCGAAGAGCTGGACGTGTCCAGCCTCGCGGGCGTCAGGAAACTGGCTATCCTGGGCGGGACTTCTACTCCCAGGACTTTCGTTGAGGAAGCGCGGCGGAAGCTCCTCTTGTGA
- the aspS gene encoding aspartate--tRNA ligase, which yields MAKNDWEKRTRYCGELRAGDVGKEVVLNGWVQRRRDHGGVIFIDLRDVSGLVQVVCNPVLSEQAHKAAGEVRGEYVLSCRGAVRARPEESVNPKLPTGEVEVLAEELAVITTSVTPPFEIEEDSDVDEALRLRYRYLDIRRPDLRDALIMRSRVTGEVRRYLAARGFLEIETPILTKSTPEGARDFVVPSRLQPGSFYALPQSPQLFKQLLMVAGLDRYYQIARCFRDEDMRADRQLEFTQIDLEMSFVEPDDIMNLMDEMFAHLFRETLGTELGLPIPRMTWHEAMDRYGSDRPDTRYGMEIRDFSAVFARSEFKVFRTALEGGGRVRGFKVDGLASPPRRELDGLVEEAQRLGASGLIWMVREAEGLRSPVAKYLTAGEMEGLLREASMEEGQVLLMAAGAGEIGQVLAGLRDYCARRFAPPPQERFSLVWVTDFPLFEWDGEEKRYKSNHHPFTSPSRDCLDFLEERPLEVNSDSYDMVLNGIELGGGSIRIHDAEVQDRVFRILGLSQQEAQEKFGFLLEALRYGPPPHGGIAYGLDRIVMLMAGRDSIRDVIAFPKTQSGADLLSGAPDAVYPDQLKELRLRPI from the coding sequence ATGGCAAAGAATGACTGGGAAAAGCGCACGCGATACTGCGGAGAGTTGAGGGCGGGCGACGTGGGAAAGGAAGTGGTCCTCAACGGATGGGTGCAGAGGCGGCGCGATCACGGCGGGGTGATCTTCATCGACCTGCGTGATGTGAGCGGGCTGGTGCAGGTGGTCTGCAACCCGGTCCTGAGTGAGCAGGCCCATAAAGCCGCGGGAGAAGTGCGCGGAGAGTACGTGCTCTCCTGCCGTGGCGCGGTCAGGGCTCGCCCAGAGGAGTCGGTAAACCCCAAGCTCCCCACGGGGGAGGTAGAGGTCCTGGCGGAGGAGCTGGCCGTCATCACCACCTCCGTCACTCCGCCCTTCGAGATCGAGGAGGACTCGGACGTGGACGAGGCTCTGCGCCTGCGTTACCGCTATCTCGATATCCGGCGGCCAGACCTGCGTGATGCCCTCATCATGCGCAGCCGGGTAACGGGGGAGGTGCGCAGATACCTGGCCGCCCGGGGTTTTCTAGAGATCGAGACCCCCATCCTCACTAAGAGCACTCCCGAGGGGGCCCGCGACTTCGTGGTGCCCTCGCGGTTGCAACCGGGCAGCTTCTATGCCCTCCCGCAATCTCCGCAGCTCTTCAAGCAGCTGTTAATGGTGGCCGGACTCGACCGCTACTACCAGATCGCGCGCTGCTTCCGCGACGAGGACATGCGTGCCGACCGCCAGCTCGAGTTCACCCAGATAGACCTGGAGATGTCCTTCGTGGAGCCGGACGATATCATGAACCTGATGGACGAGATGTTCGCGCACCTCTTCCGCGAGACACTGGGCACCGAACTGGGCCTGCCGATCCCCCGCATGACCTGGCATGAGGCCATGGACCGCTACGGCAGCGACCGTCCCGATACGCGCTACGGCATGGAGATACGCGACTTCTCCGCCGTCTTCGCGCGGAGCGAGTTCAAGGTCTTCCGTACCGCCCTGGAGGGCGGTGGAAGGGTGCGCGGCTTCAAGGTGGACGGTCTGGCATCTCCGCCCCGCCGTGAGCTGGACGGTCTGGTGGAGGAGGCCCAGCGCCTCGGCGCATCGGGACTGATATGGATGGTGCGAGAGGCCGAGGGACTTCGCTCCCCGGTGGCCAAGTACTTGACCGCCGGGGAGATGGAAGGACTGCTGCGCGAGGCCAGTATGGAGGAGGGGCAGGTCCTGCTGATGGCGGCCGGCGCCGGCGAGATCGGCCAGGTCCTGGCCGGCTTGAGGGACTATTGCGCACGGCGCTTTGCCCCCCCGCCGCAGGAGAGGTTCTCGCTCGTGTGGGTAACCGATTTCCCTCTCTTCGAGTGGGACGGAGAAGAGAAGAGATACAAGAGCAACCATCACCCTTTCACCTCTCCCTCCCGCGACTGCCTGGACTTCCTGGAAGAGAGGCCCCTGGAGGTGAACTCCGACTCCTACGACATGGTGCTAAACGGCATCGAGCTGGGTGGCGGCAGCATCAGGATCCACGATGCCGAGGTGCAGGACCGCGTCTTCCGCATCCTGGGGCTTTCGCAGCAGGAGGCGCAGGAGAAGTTTGGCTTCCTGTTGGAGGCGCTGCGCTATGGCCCGCCGCCCCACGGCGGCATCGCCTACGGCCTGGACCGCATCGTCATGCTCATGGCCGGCAGGGACTCCATACGGGACGTCATCGCCTTCCCGAAGACCCAGTCGGGGGCCGACCTTCTGAGTGGCGCTCCGGATGCCGTCTATCCCGATCAGCTCAAAGAGCTGCGGCTGCGGCCCATATAA